A single region of the Nocardioides aquaticus genome encodes:
- a CDS encoding ferrochelatase: protein MTSHDTTTPAPAPADRQVADVAPYDALLLVSFGGPEGPDDVLPFLENVTRGRGIPRERLVEVGEHYYAFGGRSPINDQNRAFLDALRVDLDEAGIALPLYWGNRNWDPYLTDALAQMAADGVTRAACFVTSAYSSWSGCRQYRENLYDAVEDVAGREGPDAPRLDKLRHYFNHPGFVDPVVDATLAALADLPEDARAGARILFVTHSIPDSMNDASGPPEQGGGAYVAQHLDVAGVVAGRVAEVTGVERAHELVFCSRSGPPQMPWLEPDVNDRMRELVEEGATPAVVLVPVGFVSDHMEVIYDLDTEALETADELGLPMRRAGTAGTDPRFVAVVRDLLTERAAVERGEDVARSSVGETGPMWDVCPAQCCANGKGPRPALCGRDA, encoded by the coding sequence GTGACCAGCCACGACACCACCACGCCCGCACCAGCCCCGGCCGATCGGCAGGTGGCGGACGTCGCGCCGTACGACGCGCTGCTGCTGGTCTCCTTCGGTGGCCCCGAGGGGCCCGACGACGTGCTCCCGTTCCTGGAGAACGTGACGCGCGGGCGCGGCATCCCGCGGGAGCGCCTGGTCGAGGTGGGCGAGCACTACTACGCCTTCGGCGGCCGCTCGCCCATCAACGACCAGAACCGGGCCTTCCTCGACGCGCTGCGCGTCGACCTCGACGAGGCCGGGATCGCGCTGCCCCTCTACTGGGGCAACCGCAACTGGGACCCGTACCTGACCGACGCCCTGGCGCAGATGGCCGCCGACGGCGTGACCCGGGCGGCCTGCTTCGTCACCAGCGCCTACTCGTCGTGGTCGGGCTGCCGGCAGTACCGCGAGAACCTGTACGACGCGGTGGAGGACGTCGCCGGGCGGGAGGGCCCCGATGCGCCCCGCCTGGACAAGCTGCGCCACTACTTCAACCACCCCGGGTTCGTCGACCCCGTCGTCGACGCCACCCTGGCCGCACTGGCCGACCTGCCGGAGGACGCCCGCGCCGGTGCCCGGATCCTGTTCGTGACCCACTCGATCCCCGACTCGATGAACGACGCCTCCGGCCCGCCCGAGCAGGGCGGTGGGGCCTACGTCGCCCAGCACCTCGACGTCGCCGGCGTGGTCGCCGGCCGGGTGGCCGAGGTGACCGGCGTCGAGCGGGCGCACGAGCTGGTCTTCTGCTCGCGCTCCGGGCCGCCGCAGATGCCGTGGCTCGAGCCGGACGTCAACGACCGGATGCGTGAGCTGGTCGAGGAGGGTGCGACGCCGGCCGTGGTCCTCGTGCCGGTCGGCTTCGTCTCCGACCACATGGAGGTCATCTACGACCTCGACACCGAGGCCCTCGAGACCGCCGACGAGCTGGGCCTGCCGATGCGCCGGGCTGGCACCGCCGGCACCGACCCCCGGTTCGTGGCCGTCGTGCGCGACCTGCTCACCGAGCGGGCCGCGGTGGAGCGGGGCGAGGACGTCGCCCGGTCCTCGGTGGGGGAGACCGGCCCGATGTGGGACGTCTGCCCCGCGCAGTGCTGTGCGAACGGGAAGGGCCCGCGACCGGCGCTCTGCGGACGCGACGCGTGA
- the sepH gene encoding septation protein SepH, with protein MPQLTLVGVSDDRTRLLLVDDAGDEFTLALDGRLRAALRGETSRLGQLEITMESTLRPRDIQARIRAGESPEAVAEAAQTTVDKIMAFAGPVMAERQHVADRAQKSSLRRGGESSGGARTLGEAVATHLRTQQVDPSSVEWDAWRREDGRWTLTGTYRTTRREGVASFTFDAPGSYVTLDDDDARWLVGEQVTAAAAASPATTGPRNPGDDLSAARARRRATGPVEDELPLGDDAIELVSGPAPAMPVLGDDDDTATTPAVPADDSPVPTTGADADEVPLAEPAARVEAPAATLPPAPSEPAAADGPAAGGPAAGDQTADQTADQGGEPDEEDPPRRPVTKKRGRASVPSWDEIMFGGRDQ; from the coding sequence GTGCCGCAGCTGACCCTGGTCGGCGTGAGCGACGACCGGACCCGTCTGCTGCTCGTCGACGACGCCGGGGACGAGTTCACCCTCGCTCTCGACGGACGCCTGCGAGCCGCCCTGCGCGGAGAGACCTCACGCCTCGGCCAGTTGGAGATCACCATGGAGTCAACCCTGCGTCCCCGCGACATCCAGGCCCGGATCCGGGCCGGGGAGTCACCCGAGGCGGTGGCCGAGGCCGCCCAGACCACGGTCGACAAGATCATGGCCTTCGCCGGCCCGGTCATGGCCGAGCGCCAGCACGTCGCCGACCGCGCCCAGAAGTCGTCGCTGCGCCGCGGCGGCGAGTCCTCCGGCGGCGCGCGCACCCTGGGCGAGGCGGTCGCCACCCACCTGCGCACCCAGCAGGTCGACCCGTCCTCCGTGGAGTGGGACGCCTGGCGGCGCGAGGACGGCCGGTGGACGCTGACCGGCACCTACCGCACCACCCGGCGCGAGGGCGTCGCCTCCTTCACCTTCGACGCCCCGGGCTCCTACGTCACCCTCGACGACGACGACGCCCGCTGGCTGGTGGGCGAGCAGGTCACGGCCGCCGCCGCGGCCTCCCCCGCCACCACCGGTCCGCGCAACCCCGGTGACGACCTCAGCGCCGCGCGTGCCCGGCGGCGTGCCACCGGACCGGTCGAGGACGAGCTGCCCCTCGGCGACGACGCGATCGAGCTCGTGTCCGGTCCTGCGCCGGCGATGCCGGTCCTCGGCGACGACGACGACACCGCGACCACCCCGGCGGTCCCCGCCGACGACTCCCCGGTGCCGACCACGGGTGCCGACGCCGACGAGGTGCCGCTGGCCGAGCCGGCCGCCCGGGTCGAGGCCCCCGCCGCGACGCTGCCGCCCGCACCATCCGAGCCGGCCGCAGCCGACGGGCCGGCTGCGGGCGGGCCGGCCGCGGGCGACCAGACGGCCGACCAGACGGCCGACCAGGGGGGCGAGCCCGACGAGGAGGACCCGCCCCGCCGACCGGTGACCAAGAAACGCGGCCGCGCCTCCGTGCCGAGCTGGGACGAGATCATGTTCGGCGGACGCGACCAGTAG
- a CDS encoding SDR family oxidoreductase — protein MSYFVTGATGFIGRHLVTELLANREGDVFVLVREGSRDRLDTLRRGWDSDRVVPVLGDLGREGLGVDPAWVAEHAGEVDHVFHLAAIYDMTADAATNEALNVDGTRHALDLAEALDAGCFHQVSSVAVAGDFQGRFDETMFAEGQHLPSPYHRTKYESERIVREESSVPWRVYRPAIVVGHSETGVMDKVDGPYYFFPALKALRGALPSWVPLAGMDLGRTNLVPVDYVAAAMDHLAHLPGHDGEAFHLVDPDPQPVVEAFNAFGTAAGAPTFRTPVESGLAKVSSRPLLPRALRPASLLNAVVRTAPAQVLLDQTVGRLGLPAEVLAHTSFTAVFASRRTEELLAGSGIAVPDLDSYAALLWSYWEEHLDTATARDPKARAALEGRHVLITGASSGIGQVVALKVAQAGGIPVLVARGKDKLEETRAAIELRGGTAHVYPCDLSDLEAIDTLCAQLAEDLPTIDVVVNNAGRSIRRSLRLSEDRFHDFERTMQLNYFGAIRLVMGLLPLMREQRSGHVVNISSIGVQTSPPRFSAYVASKAALDAWSNVVASELVGDGVTFTGIHMPLVRTPMIAPTKLYDKFPTISPAQAADLVIRAVVDRPHEINTLLGNAGAVVHTVAPKAAFRVLNMAYHVFPDSAAAKGAVPEGGVRETEQIVLARVLRGVHW, from the coding sequence ATGTCGTACTTCGTGACCGGCGCCACGGGATTCATCGGTCGTCACCTCGTCACCGAGCTGCTCGCGAACCGCGAGGGCGACGTCTTCGTCCTGGTGCGTGAGGGCTCCCGGGACCGCCTGGACACGCTGCGACGCGGGTGGGACAGCGACCGGGTCGTGCCGGTCCTCGGCGACCTCGGCCGGGAGGGCCTCGGCGTCGACCCGGCCTGGGTGGCCGAGCACGCCGGGGAGGTCGACCACGTCTTCCACCTCGCCGCGATCTACGACATGACGGCGGACGCGGCGACCAACGAGGCGCTCAACGTCGACGGGACCCGGCACGCCCTCGACCTGGCCGAGGCGCTGGACGCGGGCTGCTTCCACCAGGTGTCGTCGGTGGCCGTCGCCGGCGACTTCCAGGGCCGCTTCGACGAGACGATGTTCGCCGAGGGCCAGCACCTGCCCTCGCCGTACCACCGCACCAAGTATGAGTCCGAGCGGATCGTGCGCGAGGAGTCCTCGGTGCCGTGGCGGGTTTACCGTCCGGCGATCGTGGTCGGCCACTCCGAGACCGGCGTCATGGACAAGGTCGACGGGCCGTACTACTTCTTCCCGGCGCTCAAGGCCCTCCGCGGCGCGCTGCCGTCCTGGGTGCCGCTGGCCGGGATGGACCTGGGCCGCACCAACCTGGTGCCGGTCGACTACGTCGCTGCCGCGATGGACCACCTCGCGCACCTGCCCGGTCACGACGGCGAGGCCTTCCACCTCGTCGACCCCGACCCGCAGCCGGTGGTCGAGGCGTTCAACGCCTTCGGCACCGCGGCCGGTGCGCCCACGTTCCGCACCCCGGTGGAGTCCGGGCTGGCCAAGGTCTCCTCCCGCCCCCTGCTCCCCCGGGCGCTGCGCCCGGCCTCCCTGCTCAACGCGGTCGTCCGCACCGCGCCCGCGCAGGTCCTGCTCGACCAGACGGTTGGCCGCCTCGGCCTGCCGGCCGAGGTGCTCGCGCACACCTCGTTCACCGCCGTCTTCGCCTCCCGACGCACCGAGGAGCTGCTCGCCGGTTCCGGGATCGCGGTGCCCGACCTCGACTCGTACGCCGCCCTGCTGTGGAGCTACTGGGAGGAGCACCTCGACACCGCGACCGCCCGCGACCCGAAGGCGCGCGCGGCGCTCGAGGGCAGGCACGTGCTGATCACCGGCGCCTCCTCCGGGATCGGCCAGGTCGTCGCGCTCAAGGTCGCCCAGGCCGGCGGCATCCCGGTCCTGGTGGCGCGCGGGAAGGACAAGCTGGAGGAGACCCGGGCCGCGATCGAGCTGCGTGGCGGCACCGCCCACGTCTACCCGTGCGACCTCTCGGACCTCGAGGCGATCGACACCCTCTGCGCGCAGCTCGCCGAGGACCTCCCCACGATCGACGTGGTCGTCAACAACGCGGGCCGCTCGATCCGGCGCTCGCTGCGCCTCTCGGAGGACCGCTTCCACGACTTCGAACGCACCATGCAGCTGAACTACTTCGGCGCGATCCGGCTGGTGATGGGCCTGCTGCCCCTGATGCGCGAGCAGCGGTCGGGCCACGTGGTCAACATCAGCTCGATCGGGGTCCAGACCTCACCGCCGCGCTTCTCGGCCTACGTCGCCTCCAAGGCCGCGCTCGACGCCTGGAGCAACGTGGTCGCCTCCGAGCTGGTCGGCGACGGCGTCACCTTCACCGGCATCCACATGCCGCTGGTGCGGACGCCGATGATCGCGCCGACCAAGCTCTACGACAAGTTCCCCACGATCTCCCCCGCCCAGGCCGCCGACCTGGTGATCCGGGCGGTCGTCGACCGGCCGCACGAGATCAACACGCTGCTCGGCAACGCCGGCGCCGTCGTGCACACCGTGGCCCCGAAGGCCGCCTTCCGGGTGCTCAACATGGCCTACCACGTCTTCCCGGACTCGGCCGCCGCCAAGGGGGCCGTGCCCGAGGGCGGCGTCCGCGAGACCGAGCAGATCGTGCTCGCCCGGGTTCTCCGCGGCGTGCACTGGTAG